The Triplophysa rosa linkage group LG15, Trosa_1v2, whole genome shotgun sequence genome has a segment encoding these proteins:
- the dll4 gene encoding delta-like protein 4 — translation MAAWLTFLIAISTTILTQILGSGVFELDLHEFKNFKSLLANGNSCKPDCRTFFRVCLKNYQVVVSPGECIFGSAITPVLGTNSFSIMGSGSFNTPIRLPFNFGWPGSFSLIIEAWYSPYADPPVDTSKSDLQISFFAIQRKLEVGAEWSQDVQSGKQTELRYSYRFICNENYYGDSCSKKCTPRDDRFGHYTCNPDGQLSCLPGWKGEYCEEPICLEGCSEANGNCSKPGECVCREGWQGKFCTECRKYPACKHGTCQQPWQCNCKEGWGGLFCDQDLNFCTHHKPCVNGATCMNTGQGSYTCTCRPGYTGVNCELEVRECDSSPCKNGGLCTDLDKGYICTCLPGFEGTFCEHSLLTCADSPCFHEARCHEKDNGRSYVCDCPRGYTGLNCERRVDKCTTLPCANGGLCVVKGGVRMCSCRAGFTGQRCEININDCATNPCGNGGTCYDRINDYVCSCAPGYEGRNCDRPSNACSSRPCLNGGSCVGIPGNPPACFCASSFTGPHCEYYAVTAPVTKGVTQDRFQWFAVSLAIGLVAVVVLLCMVVIALRHIHRQASGERTRGEAMNNMSESQRDNLIPTSQLKNTNKQVGLEVDCAPEKSNYIHKNCHLDYNSSKEFKDIVSQEDKSHKYEKCLEDKIPLSRMYREKPECRISTICSPRDSMYQSVFVIAEERSECVIATEV, via the exons ATGGCAGCTTGGCTCACCTTTCTCATCGCAATTTCCACGACCATTTTGACGCAG ATATTGGGATCTGGTGTTTTCGAACTCGACCTTCACGAATTCAAAAATTTCAAAAGCTTGCTAGCGAATGGCAATTCGTGCAAGCCTGACTGTAGGACTTTCTTCAGAGTTTGCCTAAAAAACTACCAGGTGGTCGTGTCTCCAGGTGAATGCATCTTTGGAAGTGCCATAACGCCAGTGCTGGGGACAAACTCATTTAGTATAATGGGAAGTGGCTCTTTCAACACACCGATTCGACTGCCGTTCAACTTTGGGTGGCCG GGATCATTTTCATTGATTATTGAGGCCTGGTACTCACCTTACGCTGATCCACCTGTAG ACACAAGCAAATCCGACTTGCAGATAAGCTTTTTTGCCATCCAGAGAAAGTTGGAAGTAGGGGCTGAATGGTCTCAGGATGTTCAAAGCGGGAAGCAGACAGAGCTAAGGTATTCTTACCGGTTCATCTGCAATGAAAATTACTACGGCGACAGTTGTTCCAAAAAATGCACGCCCAGGGACGACCGTTTTGGCCACTACACCTGCAACCCAGACGGGCAGTTATCCTGTCTCCCTGGCTGGAAGGGAGAATACTGCGAAGAAC CAATCTGCCTGGAAGGGTGCAGTGAGGCAAATGGCAACTGCTCCAAGCCTGGAGAGTGTGT GTGCAGAGAAGGTTGGCAGGGTAAATTTTGCACAGAGTGCAGAAAATACCCAGCCTGCAAACATGGCACGTGCCAGCAGCCATGGCAGTGCAACTGTAAAGAGGGCTGGGGTGGACTGTTCTGTGACCAAG ATTTGAATTTTTGCACTCACCACAAGCCATGCGTCAACGGAGCCACATGTATGAACACCGGTCAAGGCAGTTACACCTGTACCTGTCGGCCAGGCTACACCGGGGTCAACTGCGAGCTTGAGGTGCGAGAGTGTGACAGCAGTCCATGCAAGAACGGAGGTCTTTGCACA GATCTTGATAAAGGTTACATCTGCACATGTCTTCCTGGTTTCGAGGGGACTTTCTGTGAACACAGCCTACTCACCTGTGCAGACTCGCCCTGCTTTCACGAAGCCAGGTGCCACGAGAAGGACAATGGGCGCAGCTACGTGTGTGACTGCCCTAGAGGCTACACTGGTCTTAACTGCGAGAGAAGAGTGGACAAATGCACAACTCTGCCATGTGCCAATG GTGGCTTGTGTGTGGTCAAGGGTGGCGTACGCATGTGCAGCTGTCGAGCTGGCTTTACCGGCCAGCGCTGCGAGATCAACATCAACGACTGCGCCACCAACCCCTGCGGCAACGGCGGAACGTGCTACGACCGCATCAACGACTACGTCTGCTCCTGCGCCCCGGGATACGAAGGCCGCAATTGTGACCGGCCCTCCAACGCCTGCTCGTCCAGACCCTGCCTCAACGGGGGCTCCTGCGTCGGCATCCCGGGAAATCCACCGGCCTGCTTCTGCGCCAGCAGCTTCACCGGACCCCACTGCGAATACTACGCAGTCACGGCTCCCGTAACGAAAGGAGTAACGCAGGACCGCTTCCAGTGGTTCGCTGTTTCACTGGCCATCGGTTTGGTGGCTGTCGTGGTTCTCCTCTGCATGGTGGTCATTGCCCTGCGCCATATTCACAGGCAAGCGTCTGGAGAAAGGACTCGTGGCGAGGCAATGAACAACATGTCGGAATCACAAAGAGACAACTTGATCCCCACCTCCCAGTTGAAGAACACTAATAAACAGGTCGGCCTTGAGGTGGACTGTGCACCTGAGAAATCAAATTACATACACAAGAACTGCCACTTGGACTATAATTCCTCAAAGGAGTTCAAGGACATTGTGTCTCAAGAGGACAAAAGTCATAAATACGAAAAGTGTTTAGAAGACAAAATACCGTTGAGTAGAATGTACAG GGAAAAGCCAGAGTGTAGGATATCAACGATATGTTCCCCAAGGGACTCCATGTACCAGTCTGTGTTTGTAATAGCAGAGGAGAGGAGTGAATGTGTCATAGCAACTGAG GTATAA